gttttgattaaaataaaaatattaatgtaaaaatttggATAAACATTCACTCCCGtgcaaaatgtaaatttaagtaCTTGATCAGATTCTATTTTGCATTTAAGAGTATGATATTATGTACAGTTACAACAACGTGGGTGATAATGTGACACTTGATGAAACAATGCATTGTATTCAATACTGATccacatatatatttagatcCTACTTTGGGCAAtattgtacctactttataAACCAGTTTCCAATAATGTGATAGGTGTAATGGTTttcaagaattttattatcgaCTAGATttctaaaaactaaaaattaaaaaacagtaGGCTACACAAAGCTTGAATTTTATGACTGACTAACTAACTAGCAagcatgaaaaatattttccttttaatttgtgttttttgtcTTCGAAATCCGAGATTATTTAAGAGTTTTCATAAAtaggtttaaattttaatataacaaagcATATTTTCACAcacttgttaattttaataagatgCGATTTTGCAGTTGTCATGTGATTACTTCACAGATGCGATTACGATATTCTGCGGgaataatagttataataaaactactgttcagtttaaaattcattactacaaacttacaaaatatttacattacaattatgAGTATTATATTGCGACGGCGCCATGCAAACACTAAGCTTATTTCTCACTCGTCTCAAGTAATCTTCCGATTTTTCGATAAACAAATTCCATATACTAGTTAGATATATTCTGGGCATATTtaccaacatttttttagatataacTACACAGATACAACAACTACTAATagttattcattataattattacgatTACTGGCcgataaagaaataaacaataaaataattttaaagatcctcgccatttcatttattattccggtaagtaattaattaaaacaagcCTGTTAATAAATACCTTACTGCCTTTGCATGGCCCTCTTGGCTTCGTCCATGGAGCCTTCTTCTCCAAGAATCTGCACATTCCTCACTTGTTTCCTCATCGGAGCTGCGGTGGTCAGTTCGGTAGGTGGCGCCGGTGTTGGCATGAAATCGGGACTTATCGCTAACATCAACATCTTCAGAAGAAGAGCTTCTCTAATTTCAGGTGGAAGAAATTCAGGACCCTCTTCGACACGGTTTGAAGAAGAACCAGTATTATCATAAGCCCTGGTGTACATGCGTCTTCTAGGAACATAACGCTGGCTTTCGTATTGAGgattatcataattttgcaCCTGATTTGTATACATTTCTTGTTGTCGATACTGCTGATCATATCGGTAATCGTATCGCTCGTCCTCGGGGTATTGCCGAGCGTTTTCATACCTGTTGTAATACTGCGGCTCCTGTCTGAACAACGGCAGAGGTTGGTATGGAGGTCCAGGAGCGACTATCTGATCCATTAAAGCTTGCAATCTATTCTgtctcaaaattaaaatctgtaGCAAGCGTTTTAAATCTCGAGTGCTAACTGGAGCTGATATAGAATTCATTTCATCTATTGGATCATAACGCGGTTGGAATAAAGTCTGATGCTGGACACGATAAGGATTCACTAGTCTTGCCTGATAACCTTGTATAGGTACCCCTCTTTCATCAACTGGTATAGGAATAATACGAGTCACTGGCCTTACCTCGTAAGGTGCTTCAGTATGTCGTAATATTGTTACAGCTTCAGGAGTTGTTGCTTTGGTCTGCGGAGCCGGTGTGGTTTCCCTTACGAACTGAGGCTCCAGTATTTTGTTCTGGTACTCGTAGAGAAAGGGCCGCTGGTTTCCGATAGGTACTGGAGCTCCAGGGTTGTCTTTTAGATACTCATTTGTACGAAAATGAACTTGCGCCGGAGGTCTTCTATAAATATGTTGTTGATAAATATTCTCGTCTGTATCCCGATCAGGAATGTGAACTACCGGCACTGGATTTGAAGTCACTACGTTTTCTTGATCAAAAACACGGCCTGTGCTAGCTTCGATAGTTGTTTCTTGATCCTGACTCGATGCTTGTTGAAACTGCTGCTGAATTTTTTGTCTCGCCGCTACTAGAGAATGAATAGGCACGAGTCTCGCCCGAGGCGTTGTCGTTGTAAATAGAGGACGCACTGTTCCAAGAGATAGATGGCTTCCATACACATCTGTTGAATCATCTCCAACAGATTGCTGTAAGCTAATCATACGTGGATTAGGACTGGTCTCAGATAGTTCCCGTCGAATCGTGTTGGCTTTATTTGGATCGCTTTCAGGTTCTTTTTCAGTGACATGCTCATATACAGGCTTCACTGTTGAAGGTATTTTAGtagttgtttgttttgttattaaatcatCATTCGCTGTTCCCATCGGTTTTAAAATTTGAGTCCTAGATTTTACACTGTCGTCCGATTTGGGCTTGTATAAGTTGAGTATATTACTTGTTGTTTCTTCAGCCTTTTGTTTTTCAGTTGTAGTTTCAACTGCATTCACTCCAGGTCTTGTTGAACTGGGATATAATCTTCTCCTAGGTATATTCTGTATCACCGTACCTCTTGTAGTGTAGCTACTTCTTGTTGGATACACAACCGTTGCAAGTGGCCTTCTTGTTGTTGACGAAACTGTTTTGTTCATCCTAACTACCATCATTGGCGTAGGAGTGGTAGTAGTCGTGGTCACTGGCACCGGCGTGCTGTCACTCGACGATGAATACGTCACTCGTTTAATCTCTCCATCCTGATCAATATACCCAAAGGTTCCTTTGACATTGCCCAAAACATCCCTACTCTCGATTTTGAAGGTCCCGTCATCGGCTTCATATCCGATAGTGTAGGATCCATCATCGTTTAACCTCCGAATTTGTTTGACAATTTCGACTTTAGATGGGTCGCCAGTTTCGCTCGCTTTCAAGATTTCTTTGGTGGTAGTTGGGAGTTCTGTTGTTGCATCTTTGGTGGAATTGTTGTCGGCtatggtggtggtggtggtgag
This genomic stretch from Plodia interpunctella isolate USDA-ARS_2022_Savannah chromosome 16, ilPloInte3.2, whole genome shotgun sequence harbors:
- the LOC128676751 gene encoding uncharacterized protein LOC128676751, with the translated sequence MIFFVLLACLTTTTTIADNNSTKDATTELPTTTKEILKASETGDPSKVEIVKQIRRLNDDGSYTIGYEADDGTFKIESRDVLGNVKGTFGYIDQDGEIKRVTYSSSSDSTPVPVTTTTTTPTPMMVVRMNKTVSSTTRRPLATVVYPTRSSYTTRGTVIQNIPRRRLYPSSTRPGVNAVETTTEKQKAEETTSNILNLYKPKSDDSVKSRTQILKPMGTANDDLITKQTTTKIPSTVKPVYEHVTEKEPESDPNKANTIRRELSETSPNPRMISLQQSVGDDSTDVYGSHLSLGTVRPLFTTTTPRARLVPIHSLVAARQKIQQQFQQASSQDQETTIEASTGRVFDQENVVTSNPVPVVHIPDRDTDENIYQQHIYRRPPAQVHFRTNEYLKDNPGAPVPIGNQRPFLYEYQNKILEPQFVRETTPAPQTKATTPEAVTILRHTEAPYEVRPVTRIIPIPVDERGVPIQGYQARLVNPYRVQHQTLFQPRYDPIDEMNSISAPVSTRDLKRLLQILILRQNRLQALMDQIVAPGPPYQPLPLFRQEPQYYNRYENARQYPEDERYDYRYDQQYRQQEMYTNQVQNYDNPQYESQRYVPRRRMYTRAYDNTGSSSNRVEEGPEFLPPEIREALLLKMLMLAISPDFMPTPAPPTELTTAAPMRKQVRNVQILGEEGSMDEAKRAMQRQ